From the genome of Clavibacter nebraskensis NCPPB 2581:
AAGTTCTTCGCCATCCAGATCGCCATCGGCAGGCTCGTGGCGGCGAGGAAGAAGACCGTGCCGCCGATCGAGTCGATGAGGTCGAGGGTCACGAAGAGGCTGTAGACGGGCACCATCATCGCCGTGATGGGCAGGCACGTGCCGAAGAGGATCCCGTAGAGGAAGGGCTTGGTGATCCGCATCCGGTACCGCGACAGCGGGTAGGCCGCGAGGATCGCGACGACCACCGTGACGATCGCGCAGCCGCCCGAGAGCACGAGGCTGTTCATCAGCGGGATGAAGGAGATCTCCGGCGTGAGCACGGCCCGGAAGTTGTCGAGCGTGAACCCGTCCGGCACCTTCGCGGATAGCGTGGCGGACCGGTCGAACGCCGCCAGCACGAGCCACACGAGCGGCACGGCGAAGCACAGGGCGACGAGCACCAGCACGCCGTTGGCCATGGCGCGCCTCACGCTTCCGCTCGGCGAGGTCATGCGCGATCCCGGCGGCCGGGGCGAGCGCCTCGCGCGGGCCGGTCGGGCGGCGGTCGGGGTCGTCGTGGTCACGGCCATGGTCAGTCCACCTCCGGGCGCAGCGCCCTGATGTAGATCACGCTGAACACCGCTCCGACGAGCAGCATGATCGTGGCGATCGCGGTGCCGAAGCCCAGCTGCGAGAACTGGAACGCCTCCTGGTAGGCGAGGATCGGCAGGGTCGAGCTGCTGGTGCCGGGGCCGCCGCCCGTCATCACGAAGATGAGGGTGAAGACCGAGAGCGTCTGCAGCGTGGTGAGCATGAGGTTTGTCGAGATGCTGCGGCGGATCACCGGCAGCGTGATGAGGACGAGCCGCTGCCAGCCGGTCGCGCCGTCGACCTCCGCCGACTCGGTGATCTCCGGCGGCACCTCCTGCACGGCCGCCGAGTAGACGAGCATCGAGAAGGCGGATCCGCGCCACACGTTCGCGAGGATCACCGACAGCAGCGGCAGGCCGTAGAGCCAGTTGGCGCCCTCGATGCCGAACCAGCCGAGGATCGTGTTGAGCGTCCCGTCGTCGTCGAAGAACGCGTACGCGGCGAACGCGGCCACGATCTCCGGCAGCACCCAGGCCGCGATGACGAAGGTGCCGACGATCGCGCGCACGACCCGGTTCCCCTGCCGCATGAGCAGCGCCAGCCCGAGGCCGACGACGTTCTGCCCGACCACCGCAGAGAAGAACACGAACGCGAGGGTGAGGAGCACCGACTTCGGGAAGTCGGGATCCGCGAACAGCGCCGTGTAGTTGTCGAAGCCGATGAACCGCGCGCCGCCGGCCGCGTACCCGGTGAGGGACGCGTCGGTGAACGAGCCGTAGAGGCTCGAGATCACGGGGCCGAGGAGGAAGAGGGCGAGCAGGACGATGGAGGGGATCAGCGGGACGGTGCGCGCGCCGGTGCGGAGCGCGCGGGCGCGGGCCCGGCCGGGGCGGACCGGCGACGGCCCGCCCGCGCCCGGATCCGACCCCGCCGCGCCCCGCCCGTCGGCCGGGCGGCCGACCGGGACGGGGGCGATGGTGGTGGCCACCGGTCAGTCCTCCGCCTTCTGCGTCCCGTCGTCGCCGACGATGCCGACGAGCGCCTGGTCGTACGCGGCCGCGGCCTCCGCGGGTGACTGCTGGCCGGTCATCACCGACTCCATCGCCACGGTGATCGCGTTGGAGATGCGGCTGTAGTCGGTGGTCGCCGGGCGGAAGTGGGTGGTGTCGACGAGGGAGGAGAAGAACGCGGACGTCGGGTTGGAGGCGACGTACGCGGGATCCTCGGCCACGTCGCTGCGGACCGCGATCTGGCTGGCCGCGATGTCGTAGGACGTCGAGCCGTCCTTGTCGAGCGCGTCGGCGATGAACTCGAACGCCTTGTCGGGGGCCTTCGTCTTGGCGCCCACAGCGAGGGTCCAGCCGCCCGACATGCTCACGGTGCCGGGGGACTGGCCGTCTTGCGTGGGCATGGGCGCCTGGCCCATCACGTCGCTCCACTCGGGCCAGGGGTTCGTGCCCGTGTCGAGCCACGTGCCGCTCAGCCACGAGCCGTCGAGGTCGATGGCGAGCTTCCCCTGCGGGAGCCACTGGCCCGCGACGATGGTGCCGATGTTGGTGTCGAGCGCCTCCTCGGGCTTCGGGCCGACGCCGCCCTGGTAGACGTCGCGGATGAAGCCGAGCGAGTCCTCGAAGCCCTTCGAGCCCGTGAGCCACTTGCCCGTGGCGTCGTCGTAGAGCGTGCCCGTGGGGGTGCCGTAGTGCAGCATCTCGAAGCCCTGCATCGTCGCGCCCTCGCCCTGCGGCTTGCCCGAGTAGACGTTGAGCGGGACGACGCCAGGCAGCTCCCGCTTGATGGTCTTCGCCGCGTCGAGCACGTCGTCCCAGGTCTTCGGCTCCCACGGCACGGGGAGGCCGGCCTTCGCGAAAAGCTGCTTGTTGTACCAGAGGGCGCGCGTGTCGGTGCCCATCGGGATCCCGTAGACCTTGCCGTCCTCGCCGACGCCCGCCTGCTTGGCGGAGTCGAAGAACTCGGACCAGTCGTCCCACTTCGCGACCTGGTCGTCGAGGGGGAGGAGGTAGCCGGCGGCCGCGTCGGACTTGACCTTGAAGGTGTCCTCGTACATCACGTCGGGGGCGGTCGAGGCCGAGCGGTTCATCAGCGCGAGCTTGGTGAAGTAGTCGTCGTTCTGCGCGGCGATGGGCACGAACTCGACCTTCATGCCGGGGTTCGCGGCCTCGAAGGTCGTCGCGGTCTTCTTCATGTGATCGTCCATCTGGGTGAAGGTCCCGAACTTCTGGTACGCGACCTTGAGGGTCTTCCCGTCGCCTCCGCCGCCCGCGCCGCCCGAGCAGCCGGTGGAGAGGAGGAGGGCGGCGACGGACGCCGCCGTGATCTGGAGGATGCGGGCCCGCGTCCTGCGGCGAGGCGGATGGTTCGTCATGGTGCTCCCTTGCTCCACTGGCCAGGACGGTCGGCGTCGTCGCCGTCCGTCGAGGGTTAGCCAAACGTATGGACTAATCCATGTCAAGACATCCTGGCGGCGATCCGGCGGCGGGGCGCGCCGGGCCGGCGGCTAGCCGCGGATGAGCATGGCCGACGGGCGCGGCGAGAACGCATTGTCGAGCACGAGGCACGCGGCCCCCACGGCGGCCACGTCCTCGCCGACGGCCGACTCGACCACCCGCACGGGGTGCTTCGCGATGAGCGCGGGGGAGCGCCGCACCTCCTCCGGCAGCGTCGCGAGCACGAGGCGCGCGATCGGGTGCCAGAACGGGCCGCCGCAGACCACCTCGTCGAGGTCGAGCAGGTTCACCTGGATCACGATGGCGCGCGCGAGGTGCTGGGCCGCGGCCTCCACGATCCGGCGGGCGGGCCCGTCCTCCGCGTCCGCGCGGGCCGCGAGCGCGTGGAACGCCTCGCCGATCAGCCGCATGTCCACGGCGTCGCCGCTCGCCGCGGCCTCCGCCAGCGCCGCGTCCGACACGTCGCCGGCCCCGAGCACGCCGCCCTCGACGGCCTGGCGCACGAGCGCGTGCGGCGTGATGAGCTCGCCCACGCAGCCGACGCGCCCGCACGTGCAGCGCCGGCCGCGCGACGCGACCATGATGTGGCCCGAGTCCCCGGCGTTCGAGCTCGCGCCGCGCACGGGCTCGCCGCCGAGCACGAGACCCGTGCCGAAGCCCGTGCCGTAGTAGACGAACGCGAGGTGACGGCGATCCCCGGAGCCGAACCACAGCTCCGCGACGGCGGCCGCGGTCACGTCCTTCTCCAGGAGCACCGGCAGGCCCGTCGCGGTGCTGAGGGCCGAGCGCAGCGGCACGTGGCGCCAGCGGGGGAGCATCGGCGGATCCAGCACCAGGCCCGCGCCCACGTCGATGGGCCCCGGCGCGGCGAGGCCGACGCCGAGCACGGCCTGGCGGTCGACCCCCGCGTCGGCGATGAGGCCGTCGACGAGCCGCGCCACGAGCGCCACCACCTCGTCGGGGCGGGACGCGGAGGGCGTCGGGCTGCTGACGTGCCGGAGCACGGTGCCCTCGAGGTCGAGCAGCACGGAGGTGATGACTGCGGGATCCACGTGCACGCCCACCGCGAACCGGCCCTCGGGTACGAGGTGCAGGAGGGTGCGCGGCTTGCCGGGCCCGCGGATCACGGTGCCGCCCTCGCGCACGAGCCCCTCGTCGATGAGGCGGCGCGTCACGTTGGTGACGGTCTGCGCGCTGAGGCCCGTCCGCCCGGCGATCTCGGAGCGGCTGGCGCCCTCGGCCGCGCGACGGACGGCGTCGAGGACGACCGTGCGGTTGTAGCCGCCAATCGCGGGCAGGTTGGTGCCGCGTCGCATGGGCACCTCCTGGTGCGGGCCGTCGCCCGCCGGGCGCGGGCCTCTCCGCAGTATCCCGGATGCGCGCACGGCGGTCGCACCGCGCGCGGCGCCCGCGCCAGGCCTTACCGCTGCCCGGGGGACACGGCGACACGCCCGGCCGTGCCGACCGGAGGCGGAGGAGGGTGGGGGCATGACCGATCTGCTCGCGACCGCCCACGAAGCGGCTCGCACCCTCCCGTCGCCCCTCCCCGCCGCGCGCGGCCCGCTCACCGCGGCCCTCCTGGCCGATCTCGCCGGCGGATCCTCCGCGCCCTCCGCGCCCTCCGCGCCCGACCTCGCGGCGCTCGCCGCCGGGGCGCTCGCCGCGACGGACGACGTCGTCCGCGACGACGACGTCCAGCTGGCCCTCTTCTGCCTCTACGAGCTGCACCACGCGGGCCTCGAGGGCGTGGACGACGGCCGCGAGTGGGACCCGCGGCTCATCGCCGTCCGCGGGATCCTCGAGCGCGCGTTCGAGGCCGCCCTGCGCGACCGGATCCCCGTGCCCGAGCGCCCCGAGCCGACGTCGGCGGGCGTCGCGGCCGCGCTCTTCGCGCTCACCTCCGCCGACTCCGGCCCGTCGCTCTCGCGCTTCGTCGCGCGGAAGGCCACGGTCGAGCAGCTCCGCGAGTTCCTCGTGCAGCGGTCGATCTACACGCTCGGCGAGGCCGACCCGCACTCCTGGGCGATCCCGCGCCTCCGCGGCCGCGCCAAGGCCGCGCTCGTGGAGATCCAGGCCGACGAGTACGGCGGCGGTCGGCCCGAGCGCGTGCACGCGACGATCTTCGGCGCGACCCTCCGCGGCGTCGGCCTCGACGACCGCTACGGCACCTACCTCGACGACGTGCCCGCCGTCACGCTCGCGTCCTCCAACGCCATGTCGCTGTTCGGCCTGCACCGCCGCCTCCGCGGCGCCATCGTCGGCCACCTCGCCGCGTTCGAGATGACCTCGAGCGTGCCCAGCCGACTCTACGCGAGCGGGATCCGCCGACTCGGCTTCGGCGACGACGTCGCCTGGTACTACGACGAGCACGTCGAGGCGGACGCCGTGCACGAGCAGATCGCGGCGCACGACCTCGCGGGCGGGCTCGTGGAGTCGGAGCCCGAGCTCCTCGACGACGTGCTGTTCGGCGCGGCCGCGTGCCTCGAGGTCGAGGGATGGGTCGGCGCGCACGTGCTGTCCAGCTGGCAGGCCGGCCGGTCGTCGCTGCGCGAGGGATCGACGGCGGCCGCCGTGGTCGCCGCGTGAGCGCGCCGTCCGCCGGCGACGCCCCTGCGCCCGGTCCCGGTCCCGCACGGTCGCCCGCCCCCGAGCCGGCGCGCATCATCGCGTACCCGGACGGGCCGCTCCTCGTCCGCGGCGACTTCGAGATCGTCGATCCCGAGGGCCGCCCGGTCCCGCGGACGCGGAGCACCGTCGCGCTCTGCCGCTGCGGCGTCTCGTTGATCAAGCCCTACTGCGACGGCACGCACCGCCTGGTCGGCTTCCGCACGGATCCGCCCTCGCCCGCTGCCGAGTAGGGGCGTCCGGGCCTAGAGCGCGCTGCCCGGCACCGCGAACGTGTCGCACGCCGTGGGCCCGCCGGCGCGACCGGCCTCGAACCAGCGCTGGCGTTGCTCGGCGGATCCGTGCGTCCAGGTGTCCGGATCCACCCCGCCGCCTGCCTGCGCCTGGATGCGGTCGTCGCCCACGGCGGCCGCGGCGTCGAGCGCGTCGGCGACCTCGGTCGGGGTGACGGGCTCGAGGAACGCGCGTCCGGTGTCGTCCCGCACCTCGCCGGCGGCGCCGACCCACGCGCCCGCGTAGCAGTCGGCCTGCACCTCGAGCCGCACCGAGTCGGAGTCCGGCCCCGTGCCCCTGCGGTCCGCGCGGTCGAATGCGCCCGAGAGCTGCTGGATGTGGTGGCCCCACTCGTGTCCGACGACGTACATCTGCGCGAGCGGCCCGCCCGAGGCGCCGAACCGCGTGCGCAGCTCCTCGAAGAACGTCGTGTCGACGAAGAGGCGCCGGTCGGGCGGGCAGTAGAAGGGACCGGTGGCGCTCGTGGCCTCGCCGCAGCCGGTGCTCGTCGCGGCGGAGAACAGCGAGAAGTCTGGGCTCGCGTAGTCGGCGACGCCGACCTCGGATGCCGCGGTGGTCCAGTACGTGTCGAGCGAGTCGGCCGCGCCCGCCATGCGGCACTCGACGCTCGCGTTCGCCTCCGCCCCGGTCGTGCAGCCCTCGATGGCCTCGTCCTGCTCTTGCGAGGAGCCGCCCGTGCCCGAGCCGCCCCCGCCGCCGACCAGCTGCGAGAGGTCGACGCCCGTGAACTGCTGCACGAGGATCACCGCGACCACCACGAGGAGCCCGCCGCCGCCGGCCGCGATGCCGGTCGTGCGTCCCCGGCCGGCGCGCCGCCGGGTGACCTTGCTGCTGTCGATGCGGGCGTCGTCGTCGAAGGTCATGCCCCGAACGTACCCGCGGGCGGGGTCGGCGTCAGGCGAGGTCCGGCCGGGTCTCGCGCACGAGGTCGCGCACCCGCTCGGCCGCCTCGCGGACCACGTCGTGCCCGCCGCGGGGCGCCGCCTCCGCGGCGCGGGCACGGCGGAGGAAGCCGTCCCAGTCGCCGCCGCCCGCGCGGAGCGGCCGTGTCGGCGCGAGCAGGGCGGCCCGGCGCAGCCACACGTCCTGCTCTCCCGCCCACCGGTCGAGCGCCTGGTCGGCCCGGGCGCGCGCGGTGCCGGTCAGCCGCTCGACGAGCGGGCCGATGACGTCGAGCGCGAGCGGATCCACGAGGGCACTCAGCCGCGCATCCCGCACGAAGCCCTCGATGCGCGTGAGGTCGCCGTTGTCGAGCGTGTCGACGTGCTCCTGCAGCAGCACGACGGCCGCGAGCCGCCGCTCGTAGACGCGCGACCGCCAGAGCTCGGAGGCGAGCGTGACCGCCTCGTCCCGGGTCATGCCCGGACGCCGCCGGCCGAGGTCGCGCACCGTCCCGCGCACGGCGCCGACGGAGGCGCCCACGAACTCCAGGTCGGAGCGCAGCCGCTCGCGCTCCGCCTCGGCGCGGTACGACGCGCCCTCCCGCTCGAGGGCCGCCGCGACGAACTCGGCGTCCTCGGTCATCCGGCGAGCGGCGCCGAGCCCTCGCGCCCGGTGCGATGCACGAAGGCGCGGCCAAACTCGGCCAGCACCTCCTCCGCCGTGTGCGTGGGCGCCCAGCCCAGCACCTCGCGGGCGCGCGCGGTCGACATGACGGGCACGTT
Proteins encoded in this window:
- a CDS encoding carbohydrate ABC transporter permease, producing the protein MAVTTTTPTAARPARARRSPRPPGSRMTSPSGSVRRAMANGVLVLVALCFAVPLVWLVLAAFDRSATLSAKVPDGFTLDNFRAVLTPEISFIPLMNSLVLSGGCAIVTVVVAILAAYPLSRYRMRITKPFLYGILFGTCLPITAMMVPVYSLFVTLDLIDSIGGTVFFLAATSLPMAIWMAKNFMDSVPISLEEAAWTDGASMMRTLTHIVVPLMRPGIAVVSIFVFIQAWGNFFVPFILLLSPDKQPAAVSIFAFFGQYGSVAYGQLAAFSLVYSVPVIALYVLVSRTLGGSNALAGAVKG
- a CDS encoding carbohydrate ABC transporter permease produces the protein MATTIAPVPVGRPADGRGAAGSDPGAGGPSPVRPGRARARALRTGARTVPLIPSIVLLALFLLGPVISSLYGSFTDASLTGYAAGGARFIGFDNYTALFADPDFPKSVLLTLAFVFFSAVVGQNVVGLGLALLMRQGNRVVRAIVGTFVIAAWVLPEIVAAFAAYAFFDDDGTLNTILGWFGIEGANWLYGLPLLSVILANVWRGSAFSMLVYSAAVQEVPPEITESAEVDGATGWQRLVLITLPVIRRSISTNLMLTTLQTLSVFTLIFVMTGGGPGTSSSTLPILAYQEAFQFSQLGFGTAIATIMLLVGAVFSVIYIRALRPEVD
- a CDS encoding extracellular solute-binding protein, producing MTNHPPRRRTRARILQITAASVAALLLSTGCSGGAGGGGDGKTLKVAYQKFGTFTQMDDHMKKTATTFEAANPGMKVEFVPIAAQNDDYFTKLALMNRSASTAPDVMYEDTFKVKSDAAAGYLLPLDDQVAKWDDWSEFFDSAKQAGVGEDGKVYGIPMGTDTRALWYNKQLFAKAGLPVPWEPKTWDDVLDAAKTIKRELPGVVPLNVYSGKPQGEGATMQGFEMLHYGTPTGTLYDDATGKWLTGSKGFEDSLGFIRDVYQGGVGPKPEEALDTNIGTIVAGQWLPQGKLAIDLDGSWLSGTWLDTGTNPWPEWSDVMGQAPMPTQDGQSPGTVSMSGGWTLAVGAKTKAPDKAFEFIADALDKDGSTSYDIAASQIAVRSDVAEDPAYVASNPTSAFFSSLVDTTHFRPATTDYSRISNAITVAMESVMTGQQSPAEAAAAYDQALVGIVGDDGTQKAED
- a CDS encoding ROK family transcriptional regulator, which produces MRRGTNLPAIGGYNRTVVLDAVRRAAEGASRSEIAGRTGLSAQTVTNVTRRLIDEGLVREGGTVIRGPGKPRTLLHLVPEGRFAVGVHVDPAVITSVLLDLEGTVLRHVSSPTPSASRPDEVVALVARLVDGLIADAGVDRQAVLGVGLAAPGPIDVGAGLVLDPPMLPRWRHVPLRSALSTATGLPVLLEKDVTAAAVAELWFGSGDRRHLAFVYYGTGFGTGLVLGGEPVRGASSNAGDSGHIMVASRGRRCTCGRVGCVGELITPHALVRQAVEGGVLGAGDVSDAALAEAAASGDAVDMRLIGEAFHALAARADAEDGPARRIVEAAAQHLARAIVIQVNLLDLDEVVCGGPFWHPIARLVLATLPEEVRRSPALIAKHPVRVVESAVGEDVAAVGAACLVLDNAFSPRPSAMLIRG
- a CDS encoding iron-containing redox enzyme family protein: MTDLLATAHEAARTLPSPLPAARGPLTAALLADLAGGSSAPSAPSAPDLAALAAGALAATDDVVRDDDVQLALFCLYELHHAGLEGVDDGREWDPRLIAVRGILERAFEAALRDRIPVPERPEPTSAGVAAALFALTSADSGPSLSRFVARKATVEQLREFLVQRSIYTLGEADPHSWAIPRLRGRAKAALVEIQADEYGGGRPERVHATIFGATLRGVGLDDRYGTYLDDVPAVTLASSNAMSLFGLHRRLRGAIVGHLAAFEMTSSVPSRLYASGIRRLGFGDDVAWYYDEHVEADAVHEQIAAHDLAGGLVESEPELLDDVLFGAAACLEVEGWVGAHVLSSWQAGRSSLREGSTAAAVVAA
- a CDS encoding CDGSH iron-sulfur domain-containing protein; the encoded protein is MSAPSAGDAPAPGPGPARSPAPEPARIIAYPDGPLLVRGDFEIVDPEGRPVPRTRSTVALCRCGVSLIKPYCDGTHRLVGFRTDPPSPAAE
- the ypfJ gene encoding KPN_02809 family neutral zinc metallopeptidase, producing MTFDDDARIDSSKVTRRRAGRGRTTGIAAGGGGLLVVVAVILVQQFTGVDLSQLVGGGGGSGTGGSSQEQDEAIEGCTTGAEANASVECRMAGAADSLDTYWTTAASEVGVADYASPDFSLFSAATSTGCGEATSATGPFYCPPDRRLFVDTTFFEELRTRFGASGGPLAQMYVVGHEWGHHIQQLSGAFDRADRRGTGPDSDSVRLEVQADCYAGAWVGAAGEVRDDTGRAFLEPVTPTEVADALDAAAAVGDDRIQAQAGGGVDPDTWTHGSAEQRQRWFEAGRAGGPTACDTFAVPGSAL
- a CDS encoding DNA alkylation repair protein yields the protein MTEDAEFVAAALEREGASYRAEAERERLRSDLEFVGASVGAVRGTVRDLGRRRPGMTRDEAVTLASELWRSRVYERRLAAVVLLQEHVDTLDNGDLTRIEGFVRDARLSALVDPLALDVIGPLVERLTGTARARADQALDRWAGEQDVWLRRAALLAPTRPLRAGGGDWDGFLRRARAAEAAPRGGHDVVREAAERVRDLVRETRPDLA